One stretch of Pirellulales bacterium DNA includes these proteins:
- a CDS encoding DUF4214 domain-containing protein: protein MATDLLPGFEETSYVTGLDLTTAMEFSPDGRLFVLEKNGNVRVVRDGTLLPTPFLTLAVNTEAENGLNGIVFDKDFNENGFVYLHYTYTRTDGNNANRISRFKVSNSNADLADPNSEVVILDNIILPTGLHSTGTMHYGPDGMLYVSVGDRGATNEVQQLSSLAGKLLRIDPSAYPNIVPQDNPFVGVPGARGEIYALGFRNPFTFAISPEDGTILLNDVGSVYWEEINHVVAGGNYGWPGIEGAGNNPAYIDPVFTYAHDQTGAGAITGGTFYTGNQYPTEFQNVYFFTDFIFQSIRTLKFEEDGHADHEHVLIEDFATGMPSAIDLDMGPDGSLYYINIFGGQVNKISYVGGANRSPVAVATATPAYGDTPLWVQFDATGSSDPDQDSLTYVWDFGDGSAPGYGATPGHLYSSRGIYQARVTAYDGNGGEDTSDGVLVAVGEHPPTATINLVMPHALYHAGDTVQFSASAFDIEDGALPASAYSWSVSFHHLDHVHPYLGPINGVADGSFTIPVTGESSSQVWYRIKLTVTDTAGLKHETYQDIHPQVVTVTLNTNVPGLNLELDGSPHAGPYTFTGVAGLQRTIAGQLLQVSGNKTYMFQSWSDGGLQAHTLVTPSSDTTLTVNYAELTGDRLSPSYFVAGLYEDLLRRKASAVELNQHVNSLVSGQPRSAVVSTIWGSAEARGLLVRDAYNEVYGRLPNAGELTAGINSINSTGSTAALVASLVGDPEYWSFDKPQNNQYVAGVYQTILHRVAAPAEVQAWVNLLNGGMTRTAMATFVANSGERIQLTLGGFYQTFLNRPLDGFAASYWLSAVQVGGAKLDDVAKAILSSPEYQSKMVAPVAVQAMFDNILHRYPLPAETVYLTNLVETTLPREGLANALYLAAERLYNLTVQAFTGLVNRQPTTTEVNTWTQAMLAGTPYAQLVGELASSAEFNGLYPSNAAAVQKIYPVVLGRSADAQGMNNWVAALNAGTTRAAMVQALYNSTEYLAKTVDTSYREYLGRAATTAERNSWVSQIQKGQASVNSFNVALLSSDEYWSKAQPRYMTALAAQQSNASVIASLYTELLNRAGSQTEINAWLGQLAQGMSMTTVINAFWTSGEHRTVQAKAVYQDLLNRLPNANELSAAVTQLAAGGSTVNLANSLLNSTEYSTAYVSNSDFVDALYLDVLGRAADPFGKNAWVAALNGGLSRSAAISTFQGTDEAWTRVVDLLYSDLLDRHVDVLGATYWTSMLKTGQKKIDELGLALVGSAEYFSLHD, encoded by the coding sequence ATGGCGACGGACCTGTTGCCGGGCTTCGAAGAGACGTCGTACGTGACGGGCCTCGACCTGACGACGGCGATGGAGTTTTCGCCCGACGGCCGGTTGTTCGTGTTGGAAAAGAACGGCAACGTCCGCGTGGTGCGCGACGGCACGCTGCTGCCGACGCCGTTCTTGACCTTGGCCGTCAACACCGAGGCAGAGAACGGCCTGAACGGCATCGTCTTCGACAAGGACTTCAACGAGAACGGCTTTGTCTACCTCCACTACACCTACACGCGCACCGATGGCAACAACGCCAACCGAATCAGCCGCTTCAAGGTCAGCAACTCGAACGCCGACCTGGCCGACCCGAACAGCGAGGTCGTGATCCTCGACAACATCATCTTGCCGACCGGCCTGCACAGCACGGGCACCATGCACTACGGGCCCGACGGCATGCTCTACGTCAGCGTCGGCGATCGTGGTGCGACGAACGAGGTGCAGCAGCTCAGCTCGTTGGCCGGCAAGCTGCTGCGGATCGATCCGTCGGCCTATCCGAACATCGTCCCGCAAGATAACCCGTTCGTCGGCGTGCCCGGCGCTCGCGGCGAGATCTACGCACTCGGCTTCCGCAACCCGTTCACCTTCGCGATCAGCCCGGAAGACGGCACGATCCTGTTGAACGACGTGGGCAGCGTCTACTGGGAAGAAATCAACCACGTCGTGGCGGGCGGCAATTACGGTTGGCCGGGCATCGAAGGCGCCGGCAACAACCCGGCCTACATCGATCCCGTGTTCACCTATGCCCACGACCAGACTGGCGCCGGCGCGATCACCGGAGGCACGTTCTACACGGGCAACCAGTACCCGACCGAGTTCCAGAACGTCTACTTCTTCACTGATTTCATCTTCCAGTCGATCCGGACGCTGAAGTTCGAGGAAGACGGCCACGCGGATCACGAGCATGTCCTGATCGAAGACTTTGCCACCGGCATGCCCAGCGCGATCGACCTCGACATGGGCCCCGACGGCAGCCTGTACTACATCAACATTTTCGGCGGGCAGGTGAACAAGATCAGCTACGTGGGCGGCGCCAATCGCAGTCCCGTGGCCGTGGCCACGGCCACGCCGGCCTACGGCGACACGCCGCTCTGGGTCCAGTTCGATGCGACGGGCAGCAGCGACCCCGACCAGGACAGCCTGACCTACGTCTGGGATTTCGGCGACGGCTCGGCACCGGGCTACGGTGCGACGCCCGGCCACTTGTACAGCTCGCGCGGCATCTACCAGGCCCGTGTCACGGCCTACGACGGCAACGGCGGCGAGGACACTTCAGACGGTGTGCTCGTGGCCGTGGGCGAGCATCCGCCGACGGCGACGATCAACCTGGTGATGCCGCACGCTCTGTATCACGCCGGCGATACGGTGCAGTTCTCGGCCAGCGCGTTCGACATCGAAGACGGCGCGCTGCCGGCTTCGGCCTATAGCTGGAGCGTCTCGTTCCATCACCTCGACCACGTGCATCCGTATCTCGGACCGATCAACGGCGTGGCCGACGGCTCGTTCACGATTCCCGTGACCGGCGAATCGTCGTCGCAGGTCTGGTATCGCATCAAGCTGACGGTGACCGACACGGCCGGCTTGAAGCACGAGACCTACCAGGACATCCACCCGCAAGTGGTCACCGTCACGCTGAACACGAACGTGCCGGGCCTGAACCTCGAGCTCGACGGCTCGCCGCACGCCGGTCCCTACACGTTCACCGGCGTGGCCGGGCTGCAGCGGACGATCGCGGGCCAGTTGCTCCAGGTGAGCGGCAACAAGACGTACATGTTCCAAAGCTGGTCCGACGGCGGACTGCAGGCCCATACGCTGGTCACGCCGTCGAGCGACACGACGTTGACGGTTAACTACGCCGAACTGACGGGTGACCGGCTGTCGCCGAGCTACTTCGTCGCCGGCCTGTATGAAGACCTGTTGCGGCGCAAGGCCTCGGCCGTGGAGTTGAATCAGCACGTCAACAGCCTGGTGTCCGGCCAGCCGCGCTCGGCCGTGGTCAGCACGATCTGGGGTTCGGCCGAGGCCCGGGGGCTCTTGGTGCGCGACGCGTACAACGAGGTCTACGGCCGGTTGCCCAATGCGGGCGAGCTGACCGCGGGAATCAACAGCATCAACAGCACCGGCAGCACCGCGGCGCTCGTGGCCTCGCTGGTCGGCGATCCGGAATACTGGTCGTTCGACAAGCCGCAGAACAACCAATACGTCGCTGGCGTCTATCAGACCATCCTGCACCGCGTGGCCGCGCCGGCCGAAGTGCAGGCCTGGGTCAATCTGCTCAACGGCGGCATGACGCGCACGGCGATGGCGACGTTTGTCGCCAACTCGGGCGAGCGCATCCAGTTGACGCTCGGCGGCTTCTACCAGACGTTCCTGAATCGTCCGCTCGACGGGTTTGCGGCCTCTTATTGGCTCAGCGCCGTGCAGGTCGGCGGGGCGAAGCTCGACGACGTGGCCAAGGCGATCCTCAGCTCGCCCGAGTACCAGAGCAAGATGGTCGCGCCGGTGGCCGTGCAGGCGATGTTCGACAACATCCTGCATCGCTATCCGTTGCCGGCCGAGACGGTCTACTTGACGAATCTCGTCGAGACCACGCTGCCGCGCGAGGGGCTGGCCAACGCGTTGTACCTCGCGGCCGAGCGGCTCTACAACCTGACCGTGCAAGCGTTCACCGGCCTCGTCAATCGTCAACCGACGACGACCGAGGTGAACACCTGGACGCAAGCCATGCTCGCCGGTACGCCCTATGCGCAGCTCGTCGGTGAATTGGCCTCCTCGGCCGAGTTCAACGGTCTGTACCCGAGCAACGCGGCCGCCGTGCAAAAAATCTATCCCGTGGTGCTCGGCCGGTCGGCCGATGCCCAGGGGATGAACAACTGGGTCGCGGCGCTGAACGCCGGCACAACCCGGGCCGCCATGGTCCAGGCGCTGTACAACTCGACCGAGTATCTGGCGAAGACGGTCGACACCTCGTATCGCGAATACCTCGGCCGTGCCGCGACGACCGCCGAGCGCAACTCGTGGGTGAGCCAGATTCAGAAGGGACAGGCATCAGTCAACAGCTTCAACGTGGCCCTGCTTAGCTCGGACGAGTATTGGAGCAAGGCGCAGCCGCGCTATATGACGGCCCTGGCCGCGCAGCAAAGCAATGCCTCGGTGATCGCGTCGTTGTACACCGAGTTGCTCAACCGCGCCGGCAGCCAGACCGAGATCAATGCCTGGCTCGGACAGCTAGCGCAGGGCATGTCGATGACGACGGTCATCAACGCCTTCTGGACTTCGGGCGAACACCGCACCGTGCAGGCCAAGGCCGTCTACCAGGACCTGCTCAATCGCTTGCCCAACGCCAACGAGTTGTCGGCGGCCGTGACGCAACTGGCCGCAGGCGGTTCAACGGTCAACCTGGCCAATAGCCTGCTCAATTCGACCGAATACAGCACGGCCTATGTGTCGAACAGCGACTTCGTCGATGCCTTGTATCTCGACGTCTTGGGCCGGGCGGCCGATCCGTTCGGCAAGAACGCCTGGGTCGCTGCACTCAATGGCGGCCTGTCGCGCAGCGCGGCGATCAGCACCTTCCAGGGCACCGATGAAGCCTGGACTCGGGTCGTCGACCTGTTGTACAGCGATCTGCTCGACCGGCACGTCGATGTTCTGGGGGCGACCTACTGGACCAGCATGCTGAAGACCGGGCAGAAGAAGATCGACGAGCTAGGCCTGGCGCTGGTCGGCTCGGCCGAGTATTTCTCGCTGCACGACTAA
- a CDS encoding glycosyltransferase family 4 protein, translated as MQSADHVVCISKYARKTVLRRAPLHPERVSTIYIGLADRLAQPAPAEVQSCLDRWQLAAEEYFLYPANSWPHKNHRRLFEAYARYLAEGGHAASKLVCTGADTGRHDRLRHWIDKLGLTGRVVLTGFVSNEELASLYVGCRALVFPSLYEGFGMPVAEALAYGKPVLCSNTTSLPEIAGGAALLFDPREPAEIAAAMRRLEQNPAQVMSMIERGRQHVAGFGTGESMARAYLDLFDSVAQRRTARPDAPPPAPSERPQAVALLR; from the coding sequence GTGCAGTCGGCCGACCACGTGGTCTGCATCTCGAAATATGCCCGTAAGACCGTGCTGCGCCGCGCGCCACTTCACCCGGAACGCGTGTCGACCATCTACATCGGGCTGGCCGATCGGCTGGCGCAACCGGCGCCCGCCGAGGTGCAGAGCTGTCTGGATCGCTGGCAATTGGCGGCCGAGGAATACTTCCTTTACCCGGCCAACTCCTGGCCTCATAAGAACCATCGCCGGCTGTTCGAGGCCTATGCCCGCTACTTGGCCGAAGGCGGGCATGCGGCAAGCAAGCTGGTTTGCACCGGCGCCGACACGGGACGCCACGATCGGCTCCGACACTGGATCGATAAACTCGGTCTCACCGGGCGTGTGGTGCTGACCGGATTCGTGTCGAACGAAGAGTTGGCGTCGCTCTATGTCGGGTGCCGGGCGCTGGTGTTCCCGTCGCTCTACGAGGGCTTTGGCATGCCCGTGGCCGAGGCCTTGGCCTATGGCAAGCCGGTGTTGTGCAGCAACACCACCAGCCTGCCGGAGATCGCCGGCGGCGCGGCCTTGCTCTTCGATCCGCGCGAGCCGGCCGAGATCGCCGCGGCCATGCGCCGGCTCGAGCAGAATCCCGCTCAGGTGATGAGCATGATCGAGCGCGGCCGACAACACGTCGCTGGGTTTGGGACCGGCGAATCGATGGCCCGAGCCTATTTGGACCTCTTTGATTCAGTCGCGCAGCGTCGAACCGCGCGACCGGACGCCCCACCTCCCGCACCGAGCGAACGTCCTCAAGCCGTCGCTTTGTTGCGTTAA
- a CDS encoding GDP-L-fucose synthase, translating to MGCLYSRRIVVTGGAGFLGQHVCQALERFDPAEIVVPRKRDFDLRDKADIERLLARSRPEVIIHLAGTVGGIGANRRNPGTYFYDNAIMGIQLMESARRAQVEKFVTIGTICSYPKHTPVPFHEDDLWNGYPEETNAPYGLAKKMLLVQGQAYRQQYGFNAITLLPVNLYGPHDNFDPDSSHVIPALIRKVLEAQQQGRTEISVWGSGSASREFLFVRDAAEAITLAADRYDAPEPVNIGAGAEISIRALAELICELSRFEGRLVWDTSQPDGQPRRSLDTTRARALFGFRATTDLRSGLRQTIDWYRSWRHEQKLRRAA from the coding sequence ATGGGATGCCTGTACTCCCGACGGATCGTCGTGACCGGTGGCGCCGGTTTCCTGGGCCAGCACGTCTGCCAGGCTCTGGAGCGCTTCGATCCGGCCGAAATCGTCGTCCCGCGCAAGCGCGATTTCGATCTGCGCGACAAGGCCGACATCGAGCGGCTGCTGGCCCGGTCTCGACCCGAGGTGATCATCCACCTGGCCGGCACCGTTGGCGGTATCGGGGCCAATCGCCGCAACCCCGGCACTTACTTCTACGACAACGCCATCATGGGCATTCAGCTCATGGAGTCGGCCCGCCGCGCGCAGGTCGAGAAGTTCGTCACCATCGGCACGATCTGCTCGTATCCCAAGCACACGCCGGTGCCGTTCCACGAGGACGATCTCTGGAACGGCTACCCCGAGGAGACGAACGCGCCGTACGGCCTGGCCAAGAAGATGCTGCTGGTCCAAGGACAGGCCTATCGCCAGCAATATGGCTTCAATGCCATCACGTTGCTGCCCGTGAACCTTTACGGCCCGCACGATAATTTCGACCCGGACTCGAGCCATGTGATTCCCGCGCTGATCCGCAAGGTGCTCGAGGCCCAACAGCAGGGACGCACGGAAATCAGCGTCTGGGGCTCGGGCAGCGCCTCGCGCGAATTCCTGTTCGTGCGCGACGCCGCCGAGGCGATCACGCTGGCCGCCGATCGCTACGACGCGCCCGAACCGGTGAATATCGGCGCGGGCGCCGAGATCTCGATTCGCGCGCTCGCCGAATTGATCTGCGAGCTGAGCCGCTTCGAAGGTCGGCTCGTTTGGGACACCTCGCAGCCCGACGGGCAACCTCGCCGGTCGCTCGACACGACTCGGGCGCGCGCGCTGTTTGGCTTTCGCGCGACGACCGATCTCCGTAGCGGACTGCGGCAAACGATCGATTGGTACCGCAGCTGGCGGCACGAGCAGAAACTGCGCCGCGCGGCGTAG